In Cryptomeria japonica chromosome 10, Sugi_1.0, whole genome shotgun sequence, a genomic segment contains:
- the LOC131075832 gene encoding uncharacterized protein LOC131075832 gives MKKYRVELEKETTETSYEEKVLELTSTGKLFPYAEIFKWLSCGHDGKHPACDSSCYGRREFSFTLEHDIYIRFQSFQDAADMENSIREKCPHKIDIGAMYNVDPAKRHAYAQIGDKVFSPIERELVFDIDMTDYDDVRYCYSGAEVCVDCWHLMTIAIKVIDTSLREDFGFEHILWVYSGRRGVHCWVCDGRARRLSNEQRAAIASYFRVYKGSENTNKMVSLSGPVLHPSLTRAYADVLRIYFEEKILPSQKLFSSEDRYQKILDLIPDDSIASQFREKWGENRRSSVSKEDNNIGRWKQLRQLLESGKHRAPGLQHCIDEIVFSYTYPRLDMEVSKHMNHLLKAPFCIHPKTGCVCVPINPDDCENFDPTSVPTLSQLIQELNTGGVLASGGLSWKAHTTQGCMNLE, from the coding sequence ATGAAGAAATATCGAGTGGAACTAGAGAAGGAAACTACTGAGACTAGCTACGAGGAAAAAGTGCTTGAGCTTACATCAACAGGAAAACTGTTTCCATATGCTGAAATATTCAAGTGGCTGTCATGTGGACATGATGGCAAGCATCCAGCCTGTGATTCATCTTGTTATGGTCGAAGGGAGTTCTCTTTTACTCTAGAACATGATATATATATTCGGTTTCAGTCTTTTCAAGATGCAGCGGATATGGAGAATTCTATCAGAGAGAAGTGTCCACATAAAATAGATATTGGAGCTATGTACAATGTTGATCCTGCAAAGAGACACGCATATGCTCAAATAGGAGACAAGGTTTTCAGTCCTATAGAAAGAGAGCTGGTTTTTGATATTGATATGACTGACTATGATGATGTACGATATTGTTATTCGGGAGCTGAAGTTTGCGTAGACTGCTGGCATTTGATGACTATTGCTATTAAAGTCATAGATACTTCTCTCCGAGAGGATTTTGGTTTTGAGCACATTCTCTGGGTTTATAGTGGTCGCCGTGGGGTCCATTGCTGGGTCTGTGATGGAAGAGCAAGAAGGCTTAGCAATGAGCAAAGAGCTGCAATTGCTTCCTATTTTCGTGTGTACAAGGGGAGTGAAAACACTAATAAAATGGTCTCTCTGAGTGGGCCTGTGCTGCATCCTTCCTTGACAAGAGCTTATGCAGATGTCTTAAGGATTTATTTTGAAGAGAAAATACTTCCAAGCCAAAAGTTATTTTCATCTGAAGACAGATATCAGAAGATATTGGATTTGATACCAGATGATTCAATTGCATCCCAATTTCGAGAGAAATGGGGAGAAAACAGGCGTTCATCTGTTTCAAAAGAAGATAATAATATTGGTCGCTGGAAACAATTGAGACAGCTACTTGAGTCAGGAAAACATAGGGCACCAGGATTACAACATTGCATTGACGAAATTGTTTTCTCTTACACCTACCCTCGGCTAGACATGGAGGTGTCAAAGCATATGAATCACTTGCTGAAGGCACCATTTTGTATTCATCCAAAAACTGGTTGTGTCTGTGTGCCAATAAATCCCGATGATTGTGAGAACTTTGATCCTACAAGTGTACCCACTCTTTCTCAATTGATTCAAGAACTGAACACAGGAGGAGTTCTTGCTTCCGGAGGGCTGAGCTGGAAAGCGCATACAACACAAGGCTGCATGAATCTGGAGTGA